Proteins found in one Penaeus vannamei isolate JL-2024 chromosome 29, ASM4276789v1, whole genome shotgun sequence genomic segment:
- the Shmt gene encoding serine hydroxymethyltransferase, translating into MNGHVHPYSSDFPLCKPLVEDDPEVYAIIKKEKRRQRHGLEMIASENFASRAINDCLSSCLTNKYSEGMVGQRYYGGNEFIDEVERLCQQRALSTFGLDPAKWGVNVQPYSGSPANFAVYTALVEPHGRIMGLDLPDGGHLTHGFYTATKKVSATSIFFESMPYKINVETELIDYDKLQENAKLFKPRLIIAGVSCYPRHLDYKKFREICDENGSLLMADMSHVSGLVAAGLTTNPFEYCDIVTSTTHKTLRGPRSGIIFYRKGQKGVDKTGKPIMYDYEDKINQAVFPGLQGGPHNHQIAAIAVAMRQAAEPSFKEYQQQVIKNAQALAKGLQGKGYKIVTGGTDNHLVWVNMRTVGLSGGKAEKILEEVSIACNKNTVPGDKSALNPSGIRLGTPALTTRGLKEAEMEQVVTFIDESLKIAQDVQAKSGPKLVDFNRVLGDAEFKERITSLREKVEAFAGTFPLPGLEDL; encoded by the exons ATGAACGGCCACGTGCACCCCTACAGCAGCGACTTCCCCTTGTGCAAGCCCCTGGTGGAAGATGATCCCGAGGTCTACGCAATCAtcaagaaggagaag AGACGCCAAAGGCATGGGCTTGAGATGATAGCCTCGGAGAACTTCGCATCTCGTGCCATCAATGACTGCCTCTCATCTTGCCTGACTAACAAGTACTCCGAGGGCATGGTAGGACAGAG GTACTATGGTGGAAACGAGTTCATTGATGAGGTCGAGAGGCTGTGCCAGCAACGTGCCCTCTCGACCTTTGGCCTCGACCCTGCCAAGTGGGGTGTCAATGTGCAACCCTACTCTGGCTCTCCTGCTAATTTCGCCGTCTACACTGCTCTCGTCGAACCCCACGGCCGTATTATGG GTCTGGACTTGCCCGATGGCGGCCACTTGACCCACGGCTTCTACACTGCGACCAAGAAAGTGTCAGCCACCTCCATCTTCTTCGAGTCGATGCCATACAAGATCAATGTCGAGACTGAGCTGATCGACTACGACAAGCTGCAGGAGAATGCCAAACTCTTCAAGCCCAGACTGATCATCGCAG GTGTGAGCTGCTATCCTCGTCATCTAGACTATAAGAAATTCCGTGAGATCTGTGATGAGAATGGATCCCTATTGATGGCTGACATGTCTCATGTGAGTGGCCTTGTGGCAGCTGGCCTGACCACCAACCCCTTTGAGTACTGCGATATTGTAACCTCAACCACTCACAAGACTCTGCGCGGCCCTCGCAGTGGAATCATTTTCTACAGGAAAG GTCAGAAGGGTGTCGACAAGACTGGCAAGCCCATCATGTATGACTATGAAGACAAAATCAACCAAGCTGTGTTCCCTGGTCTTCAGGGAGGGCCCCACAACCACCAGATTGCTGCCATCGCTGTGGCTATGAGGCAGGCGGCTGAACCCTCTTTCAAAGAGTACCAGCAGCAG GTGATAAAGAATGCCCAAGCTCTGGCCAAGGGGCTGCAGGGTAAGGGCTACAAGATCGTCACAGGAGGCACAGACAACCACTTGGTGTGGGTGAACATGCGCACTGTTGGGCTCTCgggaggaaaggcagagaagatcCTAGAGGAAGTGTCCATTGCCTGTAACAAGAACACAG TTCCCGGTGACAAATCTGCCCTGAACCCAAGCGGCATCCGGCTGGGCACACCCGCTCTTACCACCAGAGGATTGAAGGAGGCGGAGATGGAACAGGTCGTCACTTTCATTGATGAGA GCTTAAAGATTGCTCAAGACGTGCAGGCGAAGTCAGGACCGAAGCTAGTGGACTTCAATCGTGTGCTTGGAGACGCAGAGTTCAAGGAACGCATCACCTCTTTGCGAGAGAAGGTGGAGGCGTTTGCGGGTACTTTCCCCTTGCCAGGCCTAGAGGACCTTTAA